From Pseudomonas fluorescens, one genomic window encodes:
- a CDS encoding DUF1833 family protein, with amino-acid sequence MNLIEQCYASGLGELVDTIEGREEGGSVSHLYCSGFEDRVCTTEDGRTLTFIAMAMDLALPKNDNSGFQSLVLGMDNVTGEVQEVVEAAKAAGRRFIITFRRYLAEDLSFPSERYRMTLLSRDYEDDIAKLTAGFYDLLNTNGLRTILTTTLAPGLKYT; translated from the coding sequence ATGAACCTAATTGAACAGTGCTACGCATCGGGCCTTGGGGAGTTGGTCGACACCATCGAAGGGCGGGAGGAGGGAGGCTCCGTCTCCCATCTCTACTGCTCCGGCTTTGAAGACAGGGTGTGCACCACCGAGGACGGCCGAACCCTGACCTTCATTGCGATGGCCATGGACCTGGCGCTACCCAAGAACGACAACAGCGGCTTCCAGAGCCTGGTTCTCGGCATGGACAACGTGACGGGAGAGGTCCAGGAGGTGGTGGAGGCAGCGAAGGCTGCCGGGCGGCGCTTCATCATCACCTTCCGCCGGTACTTGGCGGAAGACCTGTCGTTCCCGAGTGAGCGCTACCGAATGACGCTGCTCAGCCGCGATTATGAGGACGACATCGCCAAGCTCACCGCCGGCTTCTACGACCTGCTCAATACAAACGGTCTTCGCACCATCCTGACCACAACCTTGGCCCCTGGCCTGAAGTACACCTAA
- a CDS encoding SGNH/GDSL hydrolase family protein has translation MKDLFSLNELVIVFSATLVVASCVSAVVATFLTRKVRAPSVPEDLEKPQASSHHPFRGGLLFEPTIAIAESDRSAIYPAGILTRRELATDVIFTIAGSETAYSYTGGILPVGRELGRSAVLNLRTADSADDRRFMVLNIVCVPQQSGTPIKVLMIGDSIVNRDGARLLHKHLQDLGFTPRMLGLLKGMNAEGSSDGLLSEGRSGWESGDYTFAINDRALPIADGEEQAFLELGKGGRVTYNPFIRAANADDAPEIVRNGYVFDCAYYQARFNFETPDVVINALGTNDARDRATSKVYDCVYDNDRIIHSQIRSAWPNARIIRTLPSTAVSSSRNKLWTYSYAKIIRAIRASAKDLADPLLTVAPLWAMTNPEGGYDMPSLEPGADGFVTGNWGDPIHPSGASQHGYYKAMAPFVGAAALGMLDSK, from the coding sequence ATGAAGGATCTGTTTTCGCTCAATGAGCTCGTGATTGTTTTTTCAGCAACGTTGGTCGTTGCGTCTTGCGTTTCAGCAGTTGTCGCTACATTTTTAACTCGCAAGGTTCGTGCCCCAAGCGTGCCAGAAGACTTAGAAAAGCCGCAGGCTTCCAGTCATCATCCATTCCGTGGTGGGCTTTTGTTTGAGCCCACAATTGCCATAGCCGAGTCTGATCGATCAGCAATTTACCCCGCTGGTATCTTGACGCGCAGAGAGCTGGCGACAGACGTCATATTCACGATCGCAGGGTCTGAGACAGCTTACTCCTACACTGGAGGTATTCTTCCAGTCGGTAGGGAGCTCGGGCGCAGCGCTGTTCTAAATCTGCGAACCGCTGATTCAGCGGATGACCGCCGGTTTATGGTTTTGAATATCGTCTGCGTTCCTCAGCAGTCTGGAACTCCCATCAAGGTATTGATGATCGGAGACAGCATCGTTAATCGCGACGGTGCGAGGTTGTTGCATAAGCACCTGCAAGATCTCGGATTTACTCCGCGAATGTTGGGTCTGCTGAAAGGGATGAATGCGGAAGGCAGTTCAGACGGACTTCTAAGCGAGGGCCGCTCTGGCTGGGAAAGTGGTGACTACACTTTCGCCATTAACGATAGGGCGCTGCCGATTGCAGATGGTGAGGAGCAGGCCTTTCTCGAGCTAGGCAAAGGGGGTAGGGTGACCTACAACCCATTCATCCGCGCGGCAAATGCTGATGATGCACCTGAGATTGTCCGCAATGGGTATGTTTTCGATTGTGCGTACTATCAGGCGAGATTCAACTTTGAAACCCCGGATGTGGTTATCAATGCTCTGGGCACGAATGACGCAAGAGATCGGGCGACGTCAAAGGTCTACGATTGCGTGTACGACAACGACAGGATCATTCACTCCCAGATTCGATCTGCCTGGCCGAATGCGCGAATCATCAGAACTCTTCCCTCCACCGCCGTTTCGAGTTCCCGAAACAAACTGTGGACGTATAGCTATGCAAAAATTATTAGGGCGATACGCGCATCAGCGAAGGACCTCGCTGATCCGCTCCTGACCGTCGCGCCTCTGTGGGCAATGACTAATCCGGAGGGGGGTTACGACATGCCTTCTTTAGAACCAGGAGCCGATGGCTTCGTCACCGGAAATTGGGGTGACCCTATTCATCCGTCTGGCGCTTCACAGCATGGGTATTACAAAGCCATGGCGCCATTTGTTGGAGCCGCCGCTCTGGGGATGCTCGATAGTAAATGA
- a CDS encoding phage tail length tape measure family protein: MAQESRLAVTIDSRGAKRSADDLTGSLERMERAGDAAAASADGVSSSLDDQRKELTQLLGQINPTVAALGRLDDMQEKLAKLKKAGIVESDTFVEYTQRINTMRDALGETTVGMNKAGMSAKAYQAALRGVPAQFTDIAVSLQGGQAPLQVLLQQGGQLKDMFGGIVPATKALGGYILGLVNPFTVAAAAAGTLALAYYQGSEESERLTASIIKNGNAAGTSYSELASLAQQVANTGTTVGAAADVIGQLSAAGNRLTPMYAQIAQASLAWAKQTGTDVTKVVETFNDIAKSPVEAVKKLDAELNFLTTSQYANITSLQEQGRTLEAARVATDLYASTLSSRSGEMQANLGSLESAWQSLAGFAKQAWDAMLDVGRKKTPEQELSEVYNQIADAQKGIKRGGRAAFQLGVNQQSLDQLEKRATELQGQIAQAGVDAWQAGTTKIVQDAGKKGIDLINSTFQGAQTQTAKLQKQLVDLDKARADALKSGGLGAAEETKYAAARKNIEKEIADIKEREAKKNKPKAVTGLNRGVAEAENTFSRLYGQYDPAAQAARALTKEQTQLDLALSTGKISQEEYGKALAQASNNYASALKGAQGLTVVEQYRAQLQKQLANEQAQYNLDAASVGMGDLQTSRMQQRLNLEMQTNDRLLQLQTELANATDEKQRQALQGQINAVNEFLPQQIAAMQAGWAQMDQAMLNPINGWTAAVQNFGNEARDIAGQTQSIFSSSFNTIANDITSAIKSGSLSFKTLGDIGADVLDQVITGFIRMGVQMAMNAALNATLGASAAATNIALAGTTASAWAPAAAMASLATLGTNAVPAATALTSTTALAAGLAVVPGFATGGYVSGAGTGTSDSIMARLSDGEFVVNAQATKRNRSLLEAINSNERVSVAGRGGSVAATQPSNSPAPVAAQPNVTVNLIEDRSRAGTVDQRTGDNGQLEIDAFVADIWGGGERAQALESAYGLTRQGT; the protein is encoded by the coding sequence ATGGCGCAGGAATCCCGCCTTGCGGTGACAATTGACTCGCGCGGGGCCAAGCGCAGTGCCGACGATCTGACTGGCTCTCTTGAGCGCATGGAGCGGGCGGGGGATGCGGCCGCAGCTTCGGCGGACGGCGTGTCATCCAGTCTCGATGATCAGCGAAAGGAACTAACCCAGCTCCTCGGGCAGATCAATCCCACGGTTGCCGCCCTTGGTCGCCTGGACGATATGCAGGAGAAACTGGCCAAGCTGAAAAAGGCCGGAATCGTCGAAAGCGACACATTTGTCGAGTACACCCAGCGCATCAACACCATGCGCGATGCTTTGGGCGAGACCACTGTCGGCATGAACAAGGCCGGCATGTCGGCCAAGGCCTACCAAGCAGCTCTGCGCGGAGTTCCGGCTCAGTTTACTGACATTGCCGTAAGCCTACAGGGTGGCCAGGCTCCTTTGCAGGTACTGCTGCAGCAGGGCGGCCAACTGAAGGATATGTTCGGCGGAATTGTTCCGGCAACGAAGGCGTTGGGCGGATATATCCTCGGCCTGGTCAACCCGTTCACCGTGGCTGCTGCGGCGGCAGGCACCCTGGCACTCGCCTATTACCAGGGTTCTGAAGAGTCTGAGCGGCTGACCGCGTCGATCATCAAGAACGGAAACGCGGCCGGCACCAGCTACAGCGAACTTGCCAGCCTTGCTCAGCAGGTTGCAAACACCGGAACTACCGTAGGCGCAGCAGCTGATGTGATTGGCCAGCTGTCGGCAGCAGGCAACCGCCTGACCCCTATGTATGCCCAGATCGCGCAGGCTTCACTTGCCTGGGCGAAACAGACAGGCACCGATGTAACGAAGGTCGTCGAGACATTCAACGATATCGCCAAGAGCCCGGTGGAGGCAGTTAAGAAACTCGACGCCGAGCTGAATTTTCTGACCACTAGCCAGTACGCGAACATCACATCCTTGCAGGAGCAAGGGAGAACGCTGGAAGCGGCCAGGGTGGCGACCGATCTCTACGCCAGTACGCTTAGCAGTCGCTCCGGAGAGATGCAGGCAAACCTAGGGTCGCTAGAAAGCGCTTGGCAGTCGCTTGCCGGATTCGCTAAGCAGGCGTGGGATGCAATGCTCGATGTGGGGCGCAAGAAGACGCCAGAGCAAGAATTGAGTGAAGTCTACAATCAGATCGCTGATGCGCAGAAAGGCATAAAACGTGGAGGGCGTGCGGCGTTTCAGTTGGGTGTCAACCAGCAAAGCCTGGACCAGCTGGAGAAGCGAGCCACTGAGCTTCAGGGGCAGATCGCCCAGGCCGGCGTAGATGCGTGGCAGGCCGGCACTACCAAGATTGTTCAGGATGCCGGCAAGAAGGGCATCGACCTCATTAACTCGACGTTCCAAGGCGCCCAGACACAGACCGCGAAGCTGCAAAAGCAATTGGTCGACCTCGATAAAGCCCGCGCTGACGCCTTGAAGTCCGGAGGACTCGGTGCCGCTGAAGAGACGAAATACGCGGCGGCCCGCAAGAACATCGAGAAAGAAATCGCCGACATCAAGGAGCGTGAGGCGAAGAAGAACAAGCCGAAGGCTGTAACCGGCCTGAATCGAGGTGTGGCTGAGGCCGAAAACACATTCTCCCGGCTTTACGGGCAGTACGACCCAGCTGCTCAGGCCGCCCGGGCGCTGACCAAGGAGCAAACCCAGCTCGACCTGGCATTGAGCACGGGAAAAATCAGCCAGGAGGAATACGGAAAGGCGCTGGCCCAGGCCTCGAACAACTATGCCTCTGCACTCAAAGGCGCCCAAGGCCTCACCGTTGTCGAGCAGTACCGGGCTCAGCTTCAGAAGCAGCTGGCTAATGAGCAAGCTCAGTACAACTTGGACGCCGCAAGTGTCGGAATGGGTGACCTGCAAACATCGCGCATGCAGCAACGCCTAAACTTGGAGATGCAGACCAATGATCGGCTGCTCCAGCTTCAGACTGAGCTGGCTAACGCAACGGACGAAAAGCAGCGCCAGGCTTTGCAGGGGCAGATCAATGCCGTCAACGAGTTCCTGCCTCAGCAGATCGCTGCGATGCAGGCCGGCTGGGCGCAGATGGATCAAGCCATGCTCAACCCTATCAACGGGTGGACAGCGGCAGTCCAAAACTTCGGTAACGAAGCGCGGGATATCGCCGGACAGACGCAGTCGATCTTCTCCAGTTCGTTCAACACCATAGCGAATGACATCACCAGCGCGATCAAGAGTGGCAGCTTGTCGTTCAAGACGCTTGGGGATATCGGCGCTGACGTGCTCGACCAGGTGATCACCGGATTTATACGGATGGGCGTGCAGATGGCGATGAACGCCGCGCTGAACGCGACACTCGGAGCTTCGGCAGCAGCGACCAACATTGCCCTGGCTGGGACAACCGCTTCCGCCTGGGCGCCTGCGGCCGCGATGGCTTCTCTTGCCACTCTCGGCACCAACGCAGTGCCGGCTGCTACTGCTTTGACTTCCACCACAGCGCTGGCTGCCGGTCTCGCAGTTGTCCCTGGTTTCGCCACTGGGGGTTACGTGTCCGGGGCTGGTACCGGCACCTCTGACAGCATCATGGCTCGACTGAGCGACGGTGAGTTCGTGGTTAATGCCCAGGCCACCAAGCGCAACCGTTCGCTGCTAGAGGCTATCAATTCGAACGAGCGGGTATCGGTGGCAGGTCGTGGCGGATCGGTCGCGGCTACGCAGCCAAGCAACAGCCCTGCTCCGGTCGCGGCTCAGCCGAATGTGACGGTGAACCTGATCGAAGACCGGTCCCGCGCCGGAACGGTTGACCAGCGCACAGGCGACAACGGCCAGCTTGAAATCGACGCGTTCGTCGCTGACATCTGGGGCGGTGGCGAGCGGGCGCAAGCGCTTGAAAGTGCCTACGGGCTCACCAGGCAGGGCACCTAA
- a CDS encoding glycoside hydrolase family 24 protein, which produces MARLSENRAGSRNALAFLDMLAWAEGTGTSPATAMDGYDVIVTGIDRKPEVFKDFSDHPFARGRKSKVINSKGLTSNASGRYQQMLKDWPHYRALLKLPDFSPISQDLLALQHIRECRALPDVHAGRIETAIKKCRGIWASLPDAGYGQREHKLENLVARYIAAGGSLT; this is translated from the coding sequence ATGGCAAGACTTTCAGAGAACAGGGCGGGTAGCCGCAATGCGCTCGCCTTCCTTGATATGCTGGCTTGGGCAGAGGGCACCGGCACTTCCCCGGCCACGGCCATGGATGGCTATGACGTGATCGTCACTGGCATCGACAGAAAGCCCGAGGTGTTCAAGGACTTCAGCGATCATCCCTTTGCCCGGGGTCGCAAGTCCAAGGTCATCAATAGCAAGGGGCTGACCTCGAACGCCTCCGGCCGTTATCAGCAAATGCTCAAGGACTGGCCGCATTACCGGGCGCTGCTCAAGCTCCCGGACTTCAGCCCGATCAGTCAGGACCTGCTGGCGCTGCAACACATCCGCGAGTGCCGTGCGTTGCCCGACGTCCATGCGGGCCGAATCGAAACGGCTATCAAGAAGTGCCGGGGCATATGGGCGAGTTTGCCGGATGCCGGCTATGGACAGCGCGAGCACAAGTTGGAAAACCTTGTTGCGCGCTATATCGCCGCGGGTGGAAGCCTGACATGA
- a CDS encoding C40 family peptidase: MIEKFMRAPYREGARGPIAFDCWGLCRVIRHDLFGLPWLPSLGSVGKDKIRENTKAYRSLRVSMEECPPEPGAIAAVLRGEALLHVGTVLHIEGRLKVIDTNPGGACLRTTGEFEASYPRVVYYRDRVLSQ, translated from the coding sequence ATGATCGAGAAATTCATGCGCGCCCCGTATCGCGAGGGTGCAAGGGGCCCTATTGCCTTCGATTGCTGGGGGCTTTGCCGAGTCATTCGGCATGACCTGTTTGGGCTGCCCTGGCTGCCAAGTCTTGGCTCGGTGGGCAAGGACAAGATCCGCGAGAACACCAAGGCATATCGCTCGCTTCGAGTCTCGATGGAGGAGTGCCCGCCTGAGCCTGGAGCAATAGCTGCAGTCTTGCGCGGCGAGGCCCTGCTTCACGTTGGGACCGTCCTCCATATCGAGGGACGCCTCAAGGTCATCGACACAAACCCCGGCGGCGCCTGCCTCCGGACTACCGGCGAATTCGAAGCCTCTTACCCAAGGGTGGTGTACTACCGTGATCGAGTTCTATCCCAATAA
- a CDS encoding transposase, which translates to MIQYPAELPLPLQEGYGLNTADPMRATPMVTGRTRYRIRHRRTPTSASFSFNFDEEEAALFEGWYEWSINLGLEWFEMPLQTPLGLQVHLVHFKRMYGGGELAQIKRWRFTAELEFKKRPVYTEDQYLGAALGMPLGQFNDGLQGSLEKWYTRYFG; encoded by the coding sequence ATGATTCAGTACCCGGCAGAATTGCCACTTCCTCTGCAGGAGGGATACGGCCTGAATACGGCCGATCCGATGCGGGCTACCCCGATGGTTACGGGGCGGACGCGCTATCGCATCAGGCACAGGCGCACGCCGACCTCGGCGTCGTTCAGTTTTAACTTCGACGAAGAAGAAGCGGCTCTTTTCGAGGGCTGGTACGAGTGGTCGATAAATCTCGGCCTGGAGTGGTTCGAGATGCCGCTTCAGACGCCGCTTGGACTTCAGGTTCATCTTGTGCACTTCAAGCGGATGTACGGCGGCGGCGAACTGGCTCAGATAAAGCGGTGGAGGTTCACTGCTGAACTTGAGTTCAAAAAGCGCCCGGTCTACACCGAGGATCAGTACCTCGGGGCAGCGCTGGGCATGCCGCTTGGCCAGTTCAATGACGGCCTTCAGGGATCGCTGGAGAAGTGGTACACGAGGTACTTCGGATGA
- a CDS encoding host specificity factor TipJ family phage tail protein: protein MIEFYPNKLSETAPLGTWKTDRRMTIEQWLKEQSSSYERRESPPISIVLNDEVIEQRLWHKVPFKPSDLLQIYREPKGTDPFSITFALFKGAKAALKSLMPKMPGMPSNAGTQQGDPIAEASAKGNKVKLGEPVRQIAGRQRIYGSYLAQPRRAYVAPRDQRVEMLVYICEGECDIPLSKVKVGETPLISLGSDAVFTIYPPGADLSADPAHINWFNAPEVGASSSGSAGLELTMATDLARSATASAYQFINDTISVPAGSGQFPADWSNGIIIRVLAPYTYTVIDGGAGRDIIRGPLEMLNPAVGMLIEVAGSNAGLYVVHSYAPYSPAVPADPGTASTLTGSAAPSRYDFNVTPLSFSLGRAGSTYPVTLNAATTDLAGLVTALNAQLSGSPIQAQQSSGRVHFVELTPFAGQTITVTGASTILGASPAGVTGTATTSGTPEQPAEMTLNYDGGSPVVGLALGQGLATIGPRGLRYRITAYSANLLEVERLTSSGATDSGWPGFNTMQTVNGLITLDASNLQGGYRGPVACCPENEKVIELEWSVTYANGLCGIGREGQIYEIPTYYAFEYRDMDVAGAWTVLEQMNWGGSLDAQGFTTRVWLPYPMRAEARVRKLYKDRAGRINDEARDDATWTDLRGRMQNSPTSYPGLTVMTCSIRGGDRLSAQSESQVSVEATRILPLMEGGTGPTRDIVPWCIYQLKARGYTDDDLDLPEWCAFHNTCVARGDTYDDTLDASITVRDMVNNALACGFGELVTFRGLLRPVRDSARAAFDVSYGPKTQTYSPQNMTKMLKISGAMPSINDFDGVDVEYFSTKTWAWETVQCRWPGDLGTKVEKLKLPGVSEEFRAWRLGMRRRGHQKFRTDVYSWETEMDGSNSGYLSFAAVADDAPKRCQSAILLDITVTGTGTLLSSSEPLDWSAGGEHRIGVRRLDGTLSGPWVATQVDPYTARVDALDFTPVVDGPLEPPHILFGPAARWAYPVLVTSSDPANGNVSMRGMPYDARVYTYDDQFPPA from the coding sequence GTGATCGAGTTCTATCCCAATAAGTTGTCTGAAACTGCGCCTTTGGGCACCTGGAAGACCGATCGCCGGATGACCATCGAGCAGTGGCTGAAGGAACAGTCGTCGTCTTATGAGCGCCGGGAAAGCCCGCCAATCAGCATTGTGCTCAACGACGAAGTGATCGAGCAGCGGCTATGGCACAAGGTCCCATTCAAGCCATCAGACCTGCTGCAGATCTACCGTGAACCCAAGGGCACCGACCCGTTTTCCATCACCTTCGCGCTATTTAAGGGCGCCAAGGCGGCGCTGAAGTCATTGATGCCGAAGATGCCGGGCATGCCGTCCAACGCCGGCACCCAGCAGGGCGACCCGATCGCCGAGGCCAGTGCCAAGGGCAACAAGGTCAAGCTGGGCGAGCCGGTTCGGCAGATCGCGGGCCGCCAGCGCATCTACGGCTCGTACCTCGCCCAGCCCCGTCGAGCGTATGTCGCGCCCCGGGATCAGCGCGTGGAAATGCTGGTCTACATCTGCGAAGGCGAGTGCGACATCCCGCTTTCGAAGGTAAAGGTTGGTGAGACGCCGCTGATTTCATTGGGGTCGGACGCGGTCTTCACCATCTACCCACCAGGTGCCGACCTGTCAGCAGACCCGGCGCACATCAACTGGTTTAATGCGCCGGAAGTTGGAGCAAGTTCCAGCGGGTCGGCCGGCCTGGAGTTGACCATGGCCACCGATTTGGCCAGGTCGGCGACTGCGTCAGCGTACCAGTTCATAAACGATACGATCAGCGTGCCGGCCGGCTCCGGCCAGTTCCCAGCGGACTGGTCGAACGGCATCATCATCCGTGTGCTTGCCCCGTACACCTACACGGTTATCGACGGCGGCGCCGGGCGCGACATAATCCGCGGCCCGCTGGAAATGTTAAATCCGGCGGTGGGTATGCTGATCGAGGTTGCTGGATCTAACGCCGGCCTGTACGTCGTCCACAGCTACGCGCCATACAGTCCGGCCGTACCTGCTGACCCAGGCACGGCGTCGACCCTCACCGGCTCAGCGGCGCCAAGCCGTTACGATTTCAACGTCACCCCGCTCAGCTTCAGTCTGGGGCGCGCCGGCTCGACCTATCCGGTAACGCTGAACGCGGCGACCACCGACCTGGCCGGCCTGGTCACTGCGCTGAATGCCCAGCTCAGCGGTTCGCCCATCCAGGCGCAGCAGAGCAGCGGGCGAGTTCACTTCGTCGAGCTGACCCCGTTTGCTGGGCAGACCATCACGGTCACGGGAGCTTCCACGATTCTTGGGGCTTCCCCGGCGGGCGTGACCGGTACCGCAACAACCAGCGGCACGCCAGAGCAGCCGGCCGAGATGACCCTGAACTACGACGGCGGCTCGCCTGTCGTTGGCCTGGCGCTAGGGCAGGGCTTGGCTACCATCGGCCCGCGAGGTCTGCGCTACAGGATCACCGCCTATAGCGCGAATCTGCTGGAGGTCGAGCGCCTGACGTCGTCCGGTGCAACCGACTCAGGCTGGCCTGGCTTCAACACCATGCAGACCGTTAACGGCCTGATCACGCTGGATGCCTCGAACCTGCAGGGCGGCTACCGCGGGCCAGTAGCGTGCTGCCCAGAAAACGAGAAGGTCATCGAGTTGGAGTGGTCTGTTACATACGCCAACGGTCTATGCGGCATTGGCCGGGAAGGGCAGATTTATGAGATCCCGACCTACTACGCCTTCGAGTACCGCGATATGGACGTGGCCGGGGCATGGACCGTGCTCGAGCAAATGAACTGGGGTGGATCCCTTGACGCACAAGGTTTCACCACTCGGGTGTGGCTTCCTTACCCTATGCGAGCCGAGGCAAGGGTTCGCAAGCTATACAAGGATCGCGCAGGCCGGATTAACGACGAGGCACGCGATGACGCCACCTGGACCGACCTGCGTGGCCGCATGCAGAACTCGCCCACAAGCTACCCAGGCCTTACGGTGATGACCTGCAGTATCCGTGGTGGAGATCGGCTTTCCGCACAATCGGAAAGCCAGGTTAGCGTGGAGGCCACACGAATTCTCCCTCTCATGGAGGGCGGTACCGGGCCAACCCGCGACATCGTGCCCTGGTGCATCTACCAGTTGAAGGCGCGCGGATACACGGATGACGATCTGGATCTGCCTGAGTGGTGTGCGTTCCACAACACCTGCGTTGCCCGTGGCGACACCTACGACGATACGCTCGACGCGAGCATTACCGTCAGGGATATGGTCAACAACGCCCTGGCCTGCGGATTCGGCGAGCTGGTGACGTTTCGCGGGCTGCTCCGGCCGGTGCGTGACTCTGCGCGCGCGGCCTTCGACGTGAGTTACGGGCCGAAGACGCAGACCTACTCGCCGCAGAACATGACCAAGATGCTCAAGATCAGCGGCGCCATGCCGTCGATCAACGACTTCGATGGTGTCGACGTTGAGTACTTCTCGACCAAGACATGGGCATGGGAAACGGTTCAGTGCCGGTGGCCAGGGGATCTAGGCACCAAGGTCGAGAAACTCAAGCTGCCAGGTGTGAGCGAAGAGTTCAGGGCTTGGCGCCTGGGTATGCGCCGGCGTGGGCACCAGAAGTTTCGCACTGACGTGTACAGCTGGGAAACCGAGATGGACGGCAGTAACAGCGGCTATCTCAGCTTTGCGGCAGTGGCCGATGACGCGCCGAAGCGATGCCAGAGCGCCATTCTGTTGGACATCACCGTTACCGGAACAGGAACGCTTCTTAGCTCATCCGAGCCGCTCGACTGGAGCGCGGGGGGAGAGCACCGAATTGGCGTTCGACGCCTCGACGGTACGTTGTCAGGGCCATGGGTAGCCACGCAGGTTGACCCCTACACAGCCAGAGTTGACGCGCTGGACTTCACGCCAGTGGTCGATGGGCCGCTAGAGCCGCCGCACATCCTGTTCGGGCCTGCCGCGCGATGGGCCTACCCAGTCTTGGTTACCAGTTCTGACCCCGCCAACGGCAACGTATCCATGCGGGGCATGCCCTATGACGCCCGCGTTTACACCTACGACGACCAATTCCCGCCGGCCTGA
- a CDS encoding SGNH/GDSL hydrolase family protein: MTGAESLQLFQELVASGNELFLSDEDFVVINGVTKPTLKKIYADFLASMNTYPSVAEGLTETNGTGTQNRFFTVPGTGGTFETRYRNDAGVAVQVGRASSADAIENVLSLVSAVDGSLLYYLLDDLGFAWGSISSTGFDLPGMAAKQKEQEGTSMLDPSDFLIFDDGPDGSTFGAVSSRRTPGDEMMVTDPLGFVWCDLKKPGGTETKTPPSTIPLISGPICGVQGEYTSIYVRNILPVRSDTNLVRGTIASRSLPEIITSTDEIKFRTQDLGSQAYLYLRSELTSASRTRLTLNCVSAPNPGTGAGAILTLGDSIQNRQGGTQQKQFLESWGYTPSFVGTINGSSAVDDPDNASGELGEAREGWETGDFTYSVTDRVSIVEPGAEAAYLASNKATKWPINPFLRAATGSDDSSIVRNGRVFDPAFYQSRFGIATPKIVNIALGTNNVRDRSVAEIYSNAYSDLLLMVNQIRAAWPSAKIVMSCPSTPRDNIRDPLWETKYVPLLRAMLQVRNDVSNANVMVFPVWAHVTQEAGYTITSPVTDPLTGAVTGALGDAIHPRESTRQQMQKAYAKFFACVLANLI, from the coding sequence ATGACTGGCGCAGAGTCTCTGCAGCTTTTTCAGGAGCTTGTTGCCAGCGGCAATGAGCTTTTCCTGTCCGATGAAGACTTCGTCGTCATCAATGGGGTAACTAAGCCAACCCTCAAGAAGATCTATGCCGACTTCTTGGCGAGCATGAACACCTACCCGAGCGTTGCTGAAGGCCTGACCGAGACCAATGGCACAGGCACACAGAATCGCTTCTTCACTGTGCCAGGTACTGGTGGGACGTTTGAAACGAGGTATCGAAACGACGCTGGCGTAGCGGTTCAAGTCGGCAGGGCGTCAAGCGCTGATGCTATCGAAAACGTGTTGAGCTTGGTAAGCGCGGTAGACGGGTCGCTTCTCTACTACCTATTGGATGATCTTGGGTTTGCATGGGGCAGCATCAGCTCCACCGGCTTCGATTTGCCAGGGATGGCAGCAAAACAGAAAGAGCAAGAAGGGACTTCAATGTTAGACCCAAGTGATTTCCTGATTTTTGATGACGGCCCGGATGGGTCGACCTTTGGCGCAGTCAGTTCGCGGAGGACGCCCGGTGACGAGATGATGGTCACCGACCCGCTTGGGTTTGTGTGGTGTGACCTAAAAAAGCCCGGCGGAACAGAAACAAAGACACCACCTTCAACCATTCCCCTGATTTCAGGCCCGATTTGTGGGGTTCAGGGCGAATACACATCGATTTACGTCCGGAACATTCTCCCTGTTCGTTCAGACACAAACCTGGTTCGCGGGACTATCGCCTCTCGGTCTCTGCCGGAAATCATCACAAGCACTGATGAGATCAAGTTCAGGACGCAGGACTTGGGATCGCAAGCCTATCTCTACCTTCGATCCGAACTGACCTCGGCAAGTCGAACCAGGCTGACCCTGAACTGCGTTTCAGCCCCAAACCCAGGTACTGGCGCTGGGGCGATTCTGACCCTTGGCGACTCCATCCAAAACCGGCAGGGCGGAACTCAGCAGAAACAGTTCCTTGAGTCCTGGGGATACACACCGAGCTTTGTAGGAACCATCAATGGCTCGTCTGCGGTGGATGATCCAGACAACGCATCGGGCGAACTTGGGGAGGCTCGCGAGGGATGGGAGACAGGTGACTTCACCTATTCGGTTACTGATCGGGTAAGCATTGTTGAGCCTGGCGCGGAGGCTGCCTACCTCGCTTCCAACAAGGCGACCAAGTGGCCAATAAATCCGTTTTTGCGAGCTGCCACGGGGTCGGATGATTCCAGCATCGTCCGGAACGGAAGGGTCTTCGATCCAGCCTTCTACCAATCTCGTTTTGGTATCGCGACGCCGAAGATCGTCAATATTGCCTTGGGGACAAATAACGTTCGAGATCGGAGCGTTGCCGAGATCTACAGCAACGCCTATTCAGATTTGTTGCTGATGGTGAACCAGATCCGTGCAGCGTGGCCGTCAGCAAAGATTGTGATGTCTTGCCCAAGCACGCCTCGCGACAACATTCGCGACCCGCTTTGGGAAACCAAGTACGTCCCGCTGCTGCGCGCCATGCTCCAGGTACGCAACGATGTGTCCAACGCCAATGTGATGGTCTTCCCGGTCTGGGCTCACGTAACCCAGGAGGCCGGATACACCATCACGTCGCCGGTAACTGACCCGCTGACCGGCGCCGTAACGGGCGCCCTTGGCGACGCTATCCATCCTCGCGAATCCACTCGCCAACAGATGCAGAAGGCATACGCCAAGTTCTTCGCCTGCGTCCTCGCAAACCTCATTTAA